In a single window of the Cucumis melo cultivar AY chromosome 11, USDA_Cmelo_AY_1.0, whole genome shotgun sequence genome:
- the LOC103497511 gene encoding proline-rich protein 4 isoform X2, translated as MRNPPLLGRAPLLCFFLVSFVFAATLCYADVKSVEVVGVGECVDCKESNIKTSHALSGLKVAIDCKSSDGNFKTRGIGELNEEGKFTILLPNAIVEDGKLKEECYAQLYSAAANPCPAHDDLQSSKIVLLSKSDEKHTFGLSGKLKISPGTCTSAFLWPFFKYPPLSKFPQFPLPLPLIPKFHHPHLKHFVPPFSFPPLPPKVFTPFPPKEFPPTPVYEKPLPPPVPVYEKPVPPPTPVYEKPLPPPVPVYEKPVPPPTPVYEKPLPPPVPVYEKPVPPPTPVYEKPLPPPTPVYEKPHPPPTPVYEKPLPPPVPIYKKPVPPPTPVYKKPLPPPVYEKPLPPPVYVKPNPPPVPIYKKPLPPPVPVYKKPCPPPVPVYKKPNPPPKYEKPLPPPVPVYKKPNPPPVPVYKKPLPPPVPIYKKPLPPPVPIYKHPFFKHKHPFFKHLPHIPKIPHHPFFKKPWPPIPHFPPVPKFPPKYFSHHKFGGFAKHPPSVSHP; from the exons ATGAGGAATCCCCCTCTGCTAGGAAGGGCACCTTTGTTGTGCTTCTTCTTGGTGTCCTTTGTTTTTGCTGCAACATTGTGCTATGCTGATGTTAAGTCGGTCGAGGTCGTCGGTGTTGGTGAATGTGTTGATTGCAAAGAGAGTAACATAAAAACTAGCCATGCTTTGTCAG GACTGAAAGTAGCCATAGATTGCAAATCAAGTGATGGGAACTTCAAAACAAGAGGAATTGGAGAGTTGAATGAAGAAGGAAAGTTCACTATATTGCTGCCTAATGCCATTGTGGAAGATGGAAAGTTGAAGGAAGAATGTTATGCTCAACTTTATAGTGCAGCAGCCAACCCTTGCCCTGCCCATGATGACCTTCAATCCTCTAAGATTGTTTTATTGTCCAAATCAGATGAGAAACACACCTTTGGGTTATCTGGTAAACTCAAGATTTCACCAGGAACTTGTACATCAGCTTTCCTTTGGCCATTTTTCAAGTACCCTCCTCTTTCCAAGTTCCCTCAATTTCCTTTGCCACTCCCTCTTATACCTAAGTTTCATCATCCACATTTGAAGCATTTTGTTCCCCCATTCTCCTTCCCTCCGTTGCCACCTAAAGTCTTCACTCCATTTCCACCTAAAGAGTTCCCACCAACGCCGGTGTATGAAAAGCCACTTCCACCACCTGTTCCAGTTTATGAAAAACCTGTTCCTCCACCTACACCAGTCTATGAAAAGCCACTTCCACCACCTGTTCCAGTTTATGAAAAACCTGTTCCTCCACCTACACCAGTCTATGAAAAGCCACTTCCACCACCTGTTCCAGTTTATGAAAAACCTGTTCCTCCACCTACACCAGTCTATGAAAAACCACTTCCACCGCCTACTCCTGTTTATGAAAAACCTCATCCTCCAC CCACTCCGGTCTATGAAAAGCCACTTCCACCTCCTGTTCCGATTTATAAAAAACCTGTTCCTCCACCTACACCAGTCTATAAAAAGCCACTTCCACCGCCTGTTTATGAAAAGCCACTACCACCTCCTGTGTATGTAAAACCTAACCCTCCGCCAGTGCCAATCTACAAGAAGCCACTTCCACCACCGGTTCCTGTTTACAAAAAGCCTTGTCCTCCCCCTGTTCCTGTTTACAAGAAACCTAATCCTCCACCAAAATATGAGAAGCCACTTCCACCACCAGTTCCTGTTTATAAGAAACCTAATCCTCCACCAGTGCCAGTCTACAAGAAGCCTCTTCCACCTCCTGTTCCCATATATAAGAAACCCCTCCCTCCACCAGTTCCCATTTACAAGCATCCATTTTTCAAGCATAAACACCCCTTCTTCAAGCATTTGCCTCACATTCCAAAGATTCCCCATCATCCATTTTTTAAGAAGCCATGGCCACCTATCCCTCACTTCCCTCCTGTTCCCAAGTTCCCACCAAAGTACTTCTCCCACCACAAGTTTGGAGGGTTCGCTAAACATCCACCATCTGTTTCTCATCCTTAG
- the LOC103497511 gene encoding extensin-1 isoform X1, which yields MRNPPLLGRAPLLCFFLVSFVFAATLCYADVKSVEVVGVGECVDCKESNIKTSHALSGLKVAIDCKSSDGNFKTRGIGELNEEGKFTILLPNAIVEDGKLKEECYAQLYSAAANPCPAHDDLQSSKIVLLSKSDEKHTFGLSGKLKISPGTCTSAFLWPFFKYPPLSKFPQFPLPLPLIPKFHHPHLKHFVPPFSFPPLPPKVFTPFPPKEFPPTPVYEKPLPPPVPVYEKPVPPPTPVYEKPLPPPVPVYEKPVPPPTPVYEKPLPPPVPVYEKPVPPPTPVYEKPLPPPTPVYEKPHPPPTPVYEKPLPPPVPVYVKPIPPPTPVYEKPLPPPVPIYKKPVPPPTPVYKKPLPPPVYEKPLPPPVYVKPNPPPVPIYKKPLPPPVPVYKKPCPPPVPVYKKPNPPPKYEKPLPPPVPVYKKPNPPPVPVYKKPLPPPVPIYKKPLPPPVPIYKHPFFKHKHPFFKHLPHIPKIPHHPFFKKPWPPIPHFPPVPKFPPKYFSHHKFGGFAKHPPSVSHP from the exons ATGAGGAATCCCCCTCTGCTAGGAAGGGCACCTTTGTTGTGCTTCTTCTTGGTGTCCTTTGTTTTTGCTGCAACATTGTGCTATGCTGATGTTAAGTCGGTCGAGGTCGTCGGTGTTGGTGAATGTGTTGATTGCAAAGAGAGTAACATAAAAACTAGCCATGCTTTGTCAG GACTGAAAGTAGCCATAGATTGCAAATCAAGTGATGGGAACTTCAAAACAAGAGGAATTGGAGAGTTGAATGAAGAAGGAAAGTTCACTATATTGCTGCCTAATGCCATTGTGGAAGATGGAAAGTTGAAGGAAGAATGTTATGCTCAACTTTATAGTGCAGCAGCCAACCCTTGCCCTGCCCATGATGACCTTCAATCCTCTAAGATTGTTTTATTGTCCAAATCAGATGAGAAACACACCTTTGGGTTATCTGGTAAACTCAAGATTTCACCAGGAACTTGTACATCAGCTTTCCTTTGGCCATTTTTCAAGTACCCTCCTCTTTCCAAGTTCCCTCAATTTCCTTTGCCACTCCCTCTTATACCTAAGTTTCATCATCCACATTTGAAGCATTTTGTTCCCCCATTCTCCTTCCCTCCGTTGCCACCTAAAGTCTTCACTCCATTTCCACCTAAAGAGTTCCCACCAACGCCGGTGTATGAAAAGCCACTTCCACCACCTGTTCCAGTTTATGAAAAACCTGTTCCTCCACCTACACCAGTCTATGAAAAGCCACTTCCACCACCTGTTCCAGTTTATGAAAAACCTGTTCCTCCACCTACACCAGTCTATGAAAAGCCACTTCCACCACCTGTTCCAGTTTATGAAAAACCTGTTCCTCCACCTACACCAGTCTATGAAAAACCACTTCCACCGCCTACTCCTGTTTATGAAAAACCTCATCCTCCACCTACACCGGTCTATGAAAAGCCACTTCCACCGCCTGTTCCTGTGTATGTAAAGCCTATTCCTCCACCCACTCCGGTCTATGAAAAGCCACTTCCACCTCCTGTTCCGATTTATAAAAAACCTGTTCCTCCACCTACACCAGTCTATAAAAAGCCACTTCCACCGCCTGTTTATGAAAAGCCACTACCACCTCCTGTGTATGTAAAACCTAACCCTCCGCCAGTGCCAATCTACAAGAAGCCACTTCCACCACCGGTTCCTGTTTACAAAAAGCCTTGTCCTCCCCCTGTTCCTGTTTACAAGAAACCTAATCCTCCACCAAAATATGAGAAGCCACTTCCACCACCAGTTCCTGTTTATAAGAAACCTAATCCTCCACCAGTGCCAGTCTACAAGAAGCCTCTTCCACCTCCTGTTCCCATATATAAGAAACCCCTCCCTCCACCAGTTCCCATTTACAAGCATCCATTTTTCAAGCATAAACACCCCTTCTTCAAGCATTTGCCTCACATTCCAAAGATTCCCCATCATCCATTTTTTAAGAAGCCATGGCCACCTATCCCTCACTTCCCTCCTGTTCCCAAGTTCCCACCAAAGTACTTCTCCCACCACAAGTTTGGAGGGTTCGCTAAACATCCACCATCTGTTTCTCATCCTTAG
- the LOC103497302 gene encoding eukaryotic translation initiation factor 1A, with protein MPKNKGKGGKNRKRGKNEADDEKRELVFKEDGQEYAQVLRMLGNGRCEAMCIDGTKRLCHIRGKMHKKVWIAAGDIILVGLRDYQDDKADVILKYMPDEARLLKAYGELPESTRLNEGIAGGIDDEDDGGGDDYLEFEDEDIDKI; from the coding sequence ATGCCAAAGAACAAGGGAAAGGGAGGAAAGAACAGGAAGAGAGGAAAGAACGAAGCAGACGATGAGAAGCGTGAGCTTGTTTTTAAGGAAGATGGTCAGGAGTATGCCCAAGTTCTCAGAATGTTAGGGAATGGTCGATGTGAGGCGATGTGCATCGATGGGACAAAGCGTCTTTGTCATATCCGGGGGAAGATGCACAAAAAAGTTTGGATTGCAGCTGGTGATATAATTCTTGTGGGTCTTCGTGATTACCAGGATGACAAAGCTGATGTTATCCTCAAGTATATGCCTGACGAAGCCAGGCTGTTGAAGGCATATGGGGAACTTCCTGAGAGCACACGTCTCAACGAGGGTATTGCTGGTGGTATCGATGATGAGGATGATGGTGGTGGCGATGATTATCTTGAGTTTGAGGATGAAGATATCGACAAGATTTAG